One genomic segment of Myotis daubentonii chromosome 14, mMyoDau2.1, whole genome shotgun sequence includes these proteins:
- the NBEAL2 gene encoding neurobeachin-like protein 2 isoform X3, translating into MAASERLYELWLRYYTQKDLGSLQQWLKAYAGAFERSISLSSLEPRRPEEAGAEVPPLPPDAPRVLAEQLDQGDLEQTLLLLKLFVVLCRNLENLEAGWGQVLVPRVLALLTRMVAKLKGRSPLPEGPGPELEEVVALHALLLCEGLFDPYQTWRRQHRGEVISAKEKSKYKLPPAALPAEFGAFFAESLQEAERLPPTLLLRLVHLFGAVLAGGKENGQLALSAGSVQGLLGVVRGWGRGPAQDPLLVALALEALVGAVHVLHASRTPHRGPELHTLLEGYFRVLNADWPAGPSPGPEEALISRRVSMLDAIPMMLACEDRPVLQATFLSNNCFEHLIRLIQNSKVLDKDTDAIAVHVVKVLTCVMSGSPSAKEVFKERIGYPHLHEVLQSHGPPTHRLLQELLNMAVEGDHSTCPPPPVRNEQPVLVLMRWLPALPTAELRLFLAQRLWRLCDSCPASRATCVQAGLVSCLLETLGTGVALGTRCREPLLALLQALGRVSLRPLELRRLLRPPPGLDSGPGGAEAASARHAGAVIRALSGMARHRGPARALHYFDLTPGMAGIMVPPVQRWPGTGFTFHAWLCLHPLAAAPAPAPARRLQRKQLYSFFTSSGSGFEAFVTAAGTLVVAVCTRKEYLTVSLPEVSFADSAWHCVAVVHVPGGLFSQNLVHIYKDGHLVKTAPLRCPSLTEPFSSCCIGSAGHRTTTTTTGLPAPAAPTALAPTHPSLTRSQSVPATAGLGWGSGLGAPSQEGSISSTLAGTQDTRWGSPTSLEGELGAVAIFHEALPTATLQALCNLGPNETAPFKPEGDLHELSAKLLLHYSPQACKNNICLDLSPGHGLDGRLTGHRVETWDVKDVVTCVGGMGALLPLLERVAAQPQEAEAGPAETHDLVGPELTSSHNTQGLALPLGKSPEERMERNAVAAFLLMLRNFLQGHPVNQESLVQCQGPAILGALLRKVPSWAMDMHVLKSAQLLMEQVAAEGSGPLLYPLYHHLLFNFHLWTLGDFAVCLGHVQYMASVIRKHRPKLQKKYGVQFILDALHTHYSSQRECPLAADELGMVQTALLELVLELLTPSSLAEDLQVVLSFLAAAGDAGQVLGALNLLLVLLQGSSAQELVAGFLLEPGNLEVLLALLVRLWSLPQLPRRVCKVLHRLQQMEHLPEHSRQRLRLRESGLQGLVACLPEGAVSLQLCRGLYKLFLGTDCLSLSDLMAVVQLSLQADLGVRLDICRKLFHLFYGQPDVVRLLARQAGWQDVLTRLYVLEAATAGSPLPFPSELPASPEPASPKPLTESPEPSDVFLPPEAPCPDPDAFYHALSPFCTPLDLGLERSSVDSGNIAGGGSGTLTPASQPGTPSPLDGPRPFPAAQGRHSSSLSNVLGDGSLPEPTASGDDTSNTSNPQQTPEEELCNLLTNMLFLVTWRGVEGSDEAAWRERGQVFSVLTQLGASATLVRPPDCIKRSLLEMMLESALSDIKEAPAGGLASLTRQVLWLLRLLQDFLCSEGHGNQELWSEKLFEGVCNLLDRLGAWSHLANGTADLREMAQIGLHLVLGYILLEDPQLHAQAYVRLHSLLQTAVPMRREEACYVLSKLEAALARALNASPGEAGTEGPEPWTPAAASGERCSWLVPLVRTLLDRAYGPLGLQWGLPSLPPTNGSPTFFEDFQAFCATPEWRHFIDKQVQPTMSQFEMDTYAKSHDLMSGFWNSCYDTLMSSGQRRQWERAHSRRAFQEQVLEPVQRRARLEGLRYGAAQKQQAAQLSTALLHWGALWRRLSSPCGAWALRDPPTPRWKMSRAETYSRMRLKLVPNHHFNAHLEASALRDNLGEAPLTPTEEAALPLAVTKEAKVSSVPEELPEDQLGEEELASLETAMEAAELDEQHEKLVLSAECQLVTVVAVVPGLLEVTTQHIYFYDGSAERVDTEEGVGHDFRRPLAQLREVYLRRFNLRRSALELFFIDQANYFLNFPCKVGGAAASAPCQAPRPPPGSIPPHTQMRNQVYKWLLRLRPPAQGYLSSRSPQEMLRASGLTQKWVQREISNFEYLMQLNTIAGRTYNDLSQYPVFPWVLQDYVSPTLDLSNPAVFRDLSKPIGVVNPKHAQLVREKYESFEDPAGTIDKFHYGTHYSNAAGVMHYLIRMEPFTSLHVQLQSGRFDCSDRQFHSVAAAWQARLDSLADVKELIPEFFYFPDFLENQNGFDLGCLQLTNEKVGDVVLPPWAKSPEDFIQQHRQALESEYVSTHLHEWIDLIFGYKQRGPAAEEALNIFYYCTYEGAVDLDQVTDERERKALEGIISNFGQTPCQLLKEPHPARLSAEEAAQRLARLDTNSPCVFQHLGQLRAFFAELISDGVPLVLATVPHRQLHSSMTPDLLVTVSANGLLGTHSWLPYDRNISNYFRFIKDSTKGQRLLSGPWVPGSGVSGHALAVAPDGKLLFSGGHWDGSLCVTALPRGKLLSQIHRHLDIVTCLALDTCGIYLISGSRDTTCMVWQLLYQGGLSVGLASKPIQVLYGHEAAVSCVAISTELDMAVSGSEDGAVIIHTVRRGQFVAALRPPGAMLPGPVSHLALGSEGQIVVQSSARERPGAQVTYSLHLYSVNGRLRASLPLVEQPTALAVTEDFVLLGTAQCALHILHLNKLLPAAPPLPMKVPIRSMAVTKERSHVLVGLEDGKLIVVGAGQPAKVRSSQFARKLWGSSRRISQVSSGETEYKPEEER; encoded by the exons AAGGACCTGGGCTCCCTGCAGCAGTGGCTGAAGGCCTATGCGGGTGCCTTCGAGAGGAGCATCTCGCTGTCCTCACTGGAGCCACGCAG GCCCGAGGAGGCCGGTGCCGAGGTGCCGCCCCTGCCGCCGGACGCGCCGCGTGTGCTGGCCGAGCAGCTGGACCAGGGGGACCTGGAGCAGACCCTGCTGCTGCTCAAGCTCTTCGTCGTCCTCTGCAG gaacctggagaacctggaggcCGGCTGGGGGCAGGTGCTGGTGCCCCGCGTACTGGCACTGCTGACCCGGATGGTGGCCAAG CTGAAAGGGCGCTCGCCGCTGCCGGAGGGCCCTGGCCCGGAGCTGGAGGAGGTGGTGGCCCTGCACGCCCTCCTCCTCTGTGAGGGCCTCTTTGACCCCTACCAGACCTGGCGGCGCCAGCACCGCGG GGAAGTCATCAGCGCCAAGGAGAAGAGCAAGTACAAGCTCCCCCCTGCTGCTTTGCCTGCTGAATTTGGAGCCTTCTTCGCag agagcctgcaggaggcagagcgCTTGCCTCCCACGCTGCTGCTGCGGCTCGTCCACCTCTTTGGGGCCGTCCTGGCAGGAGGGAAG GAGAACGGGCAGCTGGCCCTGAGCGCCGGCTCcgtgcagggcctgctgggcgtGGTGCGGGGCTGGGGCCGCGGGCCGGCCCAGGACCCCCTCCTCGTGGCACTGGCGCTGGAGGCCCTGGTGGGCGCCGTCCACGTCCTGCATGCCAGCCGCACGCCCCACCGAGGTCCAGAGCTCCACACCCTGCTCGAGGGCTACTTCCGCGTCCTGAACGCCGACTGGCCGGCCgggcccagcccgggccctgaAGAGGCCCTGATCAGCCGGCGAGTCAGCATGCTGG ACGCCATCCCCATGATGCTGGCCTGCGAGGACCGGCCAGTGCTGCAGGCCACCTTCCTCAGCAACAACTGCTTCGAGCACCTCATCCGCCTCATCCAGAACAGCAAG gtgcTGGACAAGGACACAGACGCCATTGCCGTCCACGTGGTCAAGGTGCTGACCTGCGTCATGAGTGGCTCCCCCTCAGCCAAG gaggtgTTCAAGGAGCGCATCGGCTACCCTCACCTGCACGAGGTTCTGCAGAGCCACGGCCCCCCCACCCACCGGCTGCTGCAGGAGCTGCTCAACATG GCTGTGGAGGGCGACCACAGCACGTGCCCGCCGCCGCCCGTCCGCAACGAGCAGCCGGTGCTGGTGCTGATGCGCTGGCTGCCGGCGCTGCCCACGGCCGAGCTGCGGCTCTTCCTGGCCCAGCGCCTGTGGCGGCTCTGTGACAGCTGCCCCGCCAGCCGCGCCACCTGCGTGCAGGCCGGGCTGGTGAGCTGCCTGCTGGAGACGCTCGGCACGGGGGTGGCCCTGGGGACCCGCTGCCGGGAGCCGCTGCTGGCGCTGCTGCAAGCCCTGGGCCGCGTGTCCCTGAGGCCCCTGGAGCTGCGTCGCCTGCTTCGCCCGCCGCCCGGGCTGGActcggggccgggaggggccGAGGCCGCGAGTGCCCGCCACGCGGGCGCCGTCATCCGCGCGCTGTCAGGCATGGCCCGGCACCGGGGCCCTGCGCGAGCCCTACACTACTTTGACCTCACGCCCGGCATGGCGGGCATCATGGTGCCCCCCGTGCAGCGCTGGCCGGGGACCGGCTTCACCTTCCACGCCTGGCTCTGCCTGCACCCGCTGGCtgccgccccggccccggcccccgcccggcGGCTCCAGCGAAAGCAGCTGTACAG CTTCTTCACCAGCAGTGGCTCAGGGTTCGAGGCCTTCGTCACGGCGGCCGGGACCCTGGTGGTGGCCGTGTGCACCCGGAAGGAGTACCTGACCGTGAGCTTGCCCGAGGTGTCCTTTGCTGACTCTGCCTGG CACTGTGTGGCCGTCGTCCATGTGCCCGGCGGGCTCTTCAGCCAGAACCTGGTGCACATCTACAAGGACGGCCACCTGGTCAAGACAGCGCCCCTCCGCTGCCCCTCCCTCACCGAG CCCTTCTCTTCCTGCTGCATCGGCTCCGCTGGCCACCGCACGACAACCACCACCACAGGGCTGCCGGCGCCAGCGGCCCCCACCGCCCTCGCCCCCACTCACCCCTCCCTCACCCGCTCGCAGTCCGTCCCGGCCAccgcagggctgggctgggggtctgggctgggggcccCCTCCCAGGAGGGCAGCATCAGCTCCAccctggcaggcacccaggacacgCGCTGGggcagccccacctccctggAGGGTgagctgggggccgtggccatcTTCCATGAAGCGCTGCCCACGGCAACCCTGCAGGCCCTGTGCAACCTGG GGCCCAACGAGACAGCACCCTTCAAGCCCGAGGGCGACCTGCATGAACTCAGCGCCAAGCTGCTCCTCCATTACTCACCTCAg GCCTGTAAGAACAACATCTGCCTGGACCTGTCCCCTGGGCACGGGCTGGACGGCCGCCTGACAGGCCACAGGGTGGAGACCTGGGACGTGAAG gacgTGGTGACCTGTGTGGGAGGCATGGgtgccctgctgcccctcctggagCGAGTGGCTGCCCAGCCCCAAGAGGCCGAGGCAGGTCCAGCCGAGACGCATGACCTGGTGGGGCCCGAGCTGACCTCTAGCCACAacacccagggcctggcccttCCTCTAGGCAAGTCCCCAG AGGAGCGGATGGAGAGGAACGCGGTGGCGGCCTTTCTGCTGATGCTGCGGAACTTCCTGCAGGGCCACCCCGTGAACCAGGAGAGCCTGGTGCAGTGCCAGGGCCCTGCCATCCTGGGGGCGCTCCTGCGCAAG GTGCCCAGCTGGGCCATGGACATGCACGTGCTCAAGTCTGCCCAGCTGCTGATGGAGCAGGTGGCCGCTGAGGGCAGTGGGCCCCTCCTGTACCCACTCTACCACCACTTGCTCTTCAACTTCCACCTCTGGACCCTCGGTGACTTCGCTGTGTGCCTCG GCCACGTCCAGTACATGGCCAGCGTGATCCGCAAGCACAGACCGAAGCTGCAGAAGAAGTACGGGGTGCAGTTCATCCTGGAcgccctgcacacccactacag CTCACAGCGGGAGTGCCCCCTGGCGGCCGACGAGCTGGGCATGGTGCAGACGGCACTGCTGGAGCTGGTTCTGGAGCTCCTGACGCCGAGCTCCCTGGCCGAAGACCTGCAGGTGGTGCTGAGCTTCCTGGCAGCTGCGGGTGATGCCGGCCAG GTGCTGGGCGCCCTGAACCTGCTGCTGGTACTGCTGCAGGGCTCATCTGCCCAGGAGCTCGTGGCTGGCTTCCTGCTGGAGCCGGGAAAcctggaggtgctgctggcacTGCTGGTGCGACTGTGGTCActgccccagctgcccaggcGCGTCTGCAAG GTCCTGCACAGACTGCAGCAGATGGAGCACCTGCCTGAGCACAGCCGCCAGCGGCTTCGGCTCCGAGAGAGTGGCCTCCAGGGGCTCGTCGCCTGCCTGCCAGAAGGGGCGGTCTCCCTCCAGCTCTGCCGGGGCCTCTACAAGCTGTTCCTGGGCACAG ACTGCCTGAGCCTCTCAGACCTGATGGCCGTGGTGCAGCTGTCCCTCCAGGCTGACCTCGGCGTCCGCCTGGACATCTGTCGCAAG CTCTTCCACCTCTTCTACGGGCAGCCCGACGTCGTGCGGCTGCTGGCCCGGCAGGCTGGCTGGCAGGACGTCCTGACGCGGCTGTACGTGCTGGAGGCCGCCACGGCCGGcagccccctgcccttcccctcggAGCTGCCCGCCTCCCCTGAGCCAGCCTCACCCAAGCCACTCACCGAGTCCCCGGAACCTTCGGACGTCTTCCTGCCCCCGGAGGCCCCCTGCCCGGACCCCGATGCCTTTTACCACGCTCTCTCCCCATTCTGCACACCCTTGGACCTGGGCCTGGAACGGTCCAGTGTGGACTCGGGCAACATCGCAGGTGGCGGCAGCGGGACCCTGACTCCCGCCAGCCAGCCGGGCACGCCCTCCCCGCTGGATGGGCCCCGGCCcttccccgctgcccagggccgccaCAGCTCCAGCCTCTCCAACGTGCTGGGGGACGGCAGCCTCCCAGAGCCCACCGCCAGTGGGGACGACACCTCGAACACCAGCAACCCTCAG CAAACCCCTGAGGAGGAGCTGTGCAACCTGCTCACCAACATGCTGTTCCTGGTGACGTGGCGGGGTGTGGAGGGCAGTGACGAGGCTGCCTGGCGGGAGCGTGGCCAGGTCTTCTCGGTGCTCACCCAGCTGGGGGCCTCGGCCACACTGGTGCGCCCCCCAGACTGCATCAAGCGCAG cctcctggagATGATGCTGGAGTCAGCCCTGAGCGACATCAAAGAGGCCCCGgccgggggcctggccagcctcacGCGGCAGGTGCTGTGGCTGCTGCGCCTGCTGCAGGACTTCCTGTGCTCAGAGGGCCATGGCAACCAGGAGCTGTGGAGTGAGAAG CTCTTTGAAGGTGTGTGCAACCTGCTGGACCGCCTGGGCGCCTGGTCCCACCTGGCCAACGGCACGGCGGATCTCCGAGAGATGGCACAGATTGGCCTGCACCTCGTGCTGGGCTACATCCTGTTGGAGGACCCACAG CTGCACGCCCAGGCCTACGTGAGGCTGCACTCGCTGCTGCAGACCGCGGTGCCCATGCGCCGGGAGGAGGCCTGCTATGTGCTCTCCAAGCTGGAGGCGGCGCTGGCGCGGGCACTGAACGCCTCCCCCGGCGAGGCGGGCACGGAGGGCCCGGAGCCCTGGACCCCCGCGGCCGCCTCCGGGGAGCGCTGCTCGTGGCTGGTGCCGCTGGTGCGGACGCTGCTGGACCGCGCCTACGGGCCTCTGGGGCTGCAGTGGGGGCTGCCCTCCCTGCCGCCCACCAACGGCAGCCCCACCTTCTTCGAGGACTTCCAGGCCTTCTGCGCCACCCCCGAATGGCGCCACTTCATCGACAAGCAG gtgcagcccacCATGTCCCAGTTCGAGATGGACACCTACGCCAAGAGCCACGACCTCATGTCCGGCTTCTGGAACTCCTGCTACGACACCCTCATGAGCAGCGGGCAGCGGCGCCAGTGGGAGCGCGCGCACAGCCGGCGGGCCTTCCAG gagcagGTGCTGGAGCCCGTGCAGCGGCGGGCGCGCCTGGAGGGGCTGCGCTACGGCGCGGCGCAGAAGCAGCAGGCGGCGCAGCTCTCCACGGCGCTGCTGCACTGGGGCGCATTGTGGCGGCGCCTCTCCAGCCCCTGCGGGGCCTGGGCCCTCAG GGACCCCCCCACGCCCCGGTGGAAGATGTCCAGGGCCGAGACATACTCGCGCATGCGTCTCAAGCTGGTGCCCAACCATCACTTCAACGCTCACCTGGAAGCCAGTGCCCTCCGCGACAACCTAG GCGAGGCCCCCCTAACACCCACCGAGGAGGCGGCGCTGCCTCTAGCAGTCACCAAAGAGGCCAAAGTCAGCTCCGTGCCCGAGGAGCTGCCGGAAGACCAGCTGGGCGAGGAGGAGCTGGCCTCCCTGGAGACTGC GATGGAGGCAGCGGAACTGGACGAGCAGCATGAGAAGCTGGTGCTGTCGGCCGAGTGCCAGCTGGTCACGGTGGTGGCCGTGGTCCCAGGGCTGCTGGAGGTCACCACGCAGCACATCTACTTCTACGACGGCAGCGCCGAGCGCGTGGACACCGAGGAGG GCGTCGGCCACGACTTCCGGCGGCCGCTGGCCCAGCTGCGCGAGGTCTACCTGCGGCGCTTCAACCTGCGGCGCTCTGCGCTGGAGCTCTTCTTCATCGACCAGGCCAACTACTTCCTCAACTTCCCGTGCAAGGTGGGTGGGGCCGCAGCCTCCGCTCCctgccaggcccccaggcccccgcccGGCTCCATCCCGCCCCACACCCAGATGCGCAACCAGGTGTACAAGTGGCTCCTGCGCCTGCGGCCGCCTGCCCAAGGCTACCTGAGCAGCCGCTCCCCGCAGGAGATGCTGCGAGCCTCGGGCCTGACCCAG aaATGGGTGCAGCGGGAGATATCCAACTTCGAGTATCTGATGCAACTCAACACCATCGCCGGGCGGACGTACAACGACTTGTCTCAGTACCCTGTG TTCCCCTGGGTCCTACAGGACTACGTGTCCCCAACCCTGGACCTCAGCAACCCGGCTGTCTTCCGGGACCTGTCCAAGCCCATCGGTGTGGTGAACCCCAAGCATGCCCAGCTCGTGAGGGAGAA GTATGAGAGCTTCGAGGACCCAGCGGGCACCATTGACAAGTTCCACTATGGCACCCACTATTCCAACGCAGCGGGCGTGATGCACTACCTCATCCGCATGGAACCCTTCACCTCCCTGCACGTCCAGCTGCAGAGTGGCCG CTTCGACTGCTCTGACCGGCAGTTCCACTCGGTGGCGGCGGCCTGGCAGGCCCGCCTGGACAGCCTGGCCGACGTGAAGGAGCTCATCCCGGAATTCTTCTACTTCCccgacttcctggagaaccagaACG GCTTTGACCTGGGCTGCCTCCAGCTGACCAATGAGAAGGTGGGCGATGTGGTGCTGCCCCCGTGGGCCAAGTCCCCTGAGGACTTCATCCAGCAGCACCGCCAGGCCCTG GAGTCGGAATACGTGTCCACCCACTTGCATGAATGGATTGACCTCATCTTTGGCTACAAGCAGCGGGGCCCGGCCGCGGAGGAGGCCCTCAACATCTTCTATTACTGCACCTATGAGG GGGCTGTGGATCTGGACCAGGTGACCGACGAGCGGGAACGGAAGGCCCTGGAGGGCATTATCAGCAACTTCGGGCAGACTCCCTGTCAGCTGCTGAAG GAGCCGCATCCAGCCCGGCTCTCGGCGGAGGAAGCAGCCCAGCGCCTCGCACGTCTGGACACGAACTCGCCCTGCGTCTTCCAGCACCTGGGCCAGCTCAGGGCCTTCTTTGCGGAG CTCATCAGCGACGGTGTGCCCCTGGTGCTGGCCACGGTTCCCCACCGGCAGCTCCACTCCTCTATGACCCCAGACCTGCTG GTGACCGTGAGTGCCAACGGACTGCTGGGCACCCACAGCTGGTTGCCCTACGATCGCAACATAAGCAACTACTTCAGGTTCATCAAAGACTCCACCAA GGGGCAGCGGCTGCTGAGTGGCCCCTGGGTGCCGGGCAGCGGCGTGAGTGGGCACGCCCTGGCCGTGGCCCCCGACGGAAAGCTGCTGTTCAGCGGTGGCCACTGGGACGGCAGCCTCTGCGTGACTGCGCTGCCGCGGGGCAAGCTGCTGAGCCAGATCCACCGCCACCTTG ACATAGTGACCTGCCTTGCACTGGACACCTGTGGCATCTACCTCATCTCAGGCTCCCGGGACACCACCTGCATGGTGTGGCAGCTCCTGTACCAG GGTGGTCTCTCGGTGGGACTGGCATCGAAGCCCATACAGGTCCTCTACGGGCACGAAGCTGCCGTGAGCTGTGTGGCCATCAGCACGGAACTGGACATGGCTGTGTCCGGATCGGAG GACGGAGCTGTGATCATCCATACTGTACGCCGTGGCCAGTTCGTAGCAGCACTGCGGCCCCCGGGGGCCATGTTGCCCGGACCCGTGTCCCACCTGGCGCTGGGGTCTGAGGGCCAGATCGTGGTGCAGAGCTCGGCGCGGGAACGTCCGGGGGCTCAG GTCACCTACTCCTTGCACCTGTACTCAGTGAACGGGAGGCTGCgggcctccctgcccctggtgGAGCAGCCCACCGCCCTGGCGGTGACGGAAGACTTTGTTCTGCTGGGCACAGCCCAGTGTGCCCTGCACATCCTCCACCTGAACAA aCTGCTTCCGGCTGCGCCTCCCCTGCCCATGAAGGTGCCCATCCGCAGCATGGCGGTGACGAAGGAGCGCAGCCACGTGCTTGTGGGCCTGGAGGATGGCAAGCTTATCGTGGTGGGCGCGGGGCAGCCCGCTAAG GTGCGCAGCAGCCAGTTCGCTCGGAAACTCTGGGGGTCCTCGCGGCGCATCTCGCAGGTGTCCTCTGGGGAGACCGAGTACAAACCCGAGGAGGAGCGCTGA